One Coffea arabica cultivar ET-39 chromosome 5c, Coffea Arabica ET-39 HiFi, whole genome shotgun sequence DNA window includes the following coding sequences:
- the LOC113689456 gene encoding isoprene synthase, chloroplastic-like produces the protein MKVLKNLEDEGRCMLDGEDLEPFSLLEMINDIDQLGLSYRFSQSIKHALDKLRLLEESTQSLHVSALYFRLLRQHGCEISPDIFERFKDQSGNFNKNLAREIRGMLSLFEASHLAYEGESILNEAKSFASLHLKDSKEFVGSNMSEQITHVLELTYHYRMRRQEARWHIEAYAKRSDKNQVLLELAKLDFNMMQPKLQSEVQEVSRWWKVVGLADKLDFARDRLMESFFWSVGMAFEPRFSKCRMAVTKAFTLITVLDDISDVYGSIDELEQLTDAIVR, from the exons ATGAAGGTTCTAAAGAATTTAGAGGATGAAGGGAGATGCATGCTTGATGGTGAAGACTTGGAGCCATTTTCTTTGCTTGAAATGATTAATGACATCGATCAGCTTGGCCTCTCCTACCGGTTCAGCCAGAGCATTAAACACGCTCTTGATAAACTTCGACTTTTGGAGGAATCAACTCAGAGTCTTCATGTTTCGGCTCTCTATTTCAGGTTGCTTAGGCAACATGGTTGTGAAATTTCCCCAG ATATCTTTGAGAGATTTAAGGACCAAAGTGGCAACTTCAACAAAAACCTTGCTAGGGAAATTCGAGGAATGTTGAGCTTGTTTGAAGCTTCACATCTTGCATATGAAGGAGAGAGTATACTAAACGAGGCCAAATCATTCGCAAGTCTACATCTCAAAGATTCCAAAGAGTTCGTTGGTTCAAACATGTCAGAACAAATTACTCATGTTTTGGAGCTTACATATCACTATAGAATGCGGAGGCAAGAGGCTAGGTGGCATATTGAAGCGTATGCTAAAAGAAGTGACAAAAATCAAGTGCTGCTTGAGTTAGCCAAGCTAGACTTCAACATGATGCAGCCTAAGCTTCAAAGTGAAGTTCAAGAAGTATCGAG GTGGTGGAAAGTTGTAGGGTTAGCAGACAAGTTGGACTTTGCAAGAGACAGGCTAATGGAAAGCTTCTTTTGGTCCGTTGGAATGGcatttgagcctcgatttagtAAATGCCGAATGGCAGTAACCAAAGCATTTACGCTGATCACTGTCTTGGATGACATCTCTGATGTTTATGGTTCCATTGATGAACTCGAGCAATTAACAGATGCCATTGTGAG ATAG